A region of Deinococcus rubellus DNA encodes the following proteins:
- a CDS encoding glycoside hydrolase family 15 protein, whose protein sequence is MSQPSIQPPLHASEAPGRPGLKPTWTSSDKDAVTGALGGGRVRAAVGYGVVNEVYWPSSGEPQVRDLTFIVKTAGGWVDIKRDCTYSLTPHEDGPLISIEHRLASDPAFSLKLEILPSIENDSLLINYDLVGGTLYALLAPHLADSGEDNSAWIQGGVMYAQRGDSALAFLASGEFGKMSAGFVGVSDGWQDFNQHGEMTWQYGKAEHGTVALMAELKDAQGTLALAFAHHAPGAAIHARSGLQRPFALQREEFLASWKTWTSRLRLPDGSDEETGRARLSAQVIRVHEGSDFAGAIVASLSVPFGQAHDSLGGYHLVWPRDMVEAATGLLAVGQVNDAVRSLNYLLAAQSPDGHWPQNIFPNGEPFWSGDQLDETAFVLLLMAKLREVEQDDNFTARALEWAATRAVGYLLRHGPVSQEDRWEENSGISAYTVAIMIAGLVAATSWLTPAQTELALAVADDWNARLEGWCYVTGQDAALAGKYGVDGYYIRIAPQAAEQPGQQDVTIANTADLKVKAGGLVSLDFGYLVRVGLRQATDPRIQNSLKVVDGELRKETPSGPLYYRYQHDAYGNTADGGPFLGLNDGIGRLWPLLAGERGHLALLAGGSADEYLDAMLRSSGDGGLFPEQVWDTEPEKTFEPGKPAGSAMPLVWAHAEYLKLLWARQNGRSYETLEAVKDRYLSGSPAPKVTFWTTNAPVFRLAANLDLSVQDTQPFTLHFGFGDAGQWTSIQDKDAEEGEFGLWQVRFTARELAGRGRLNFVRRYDSGWESQNWRVELPST, encoded by the coding sequence ATGTCTCAGCCCAGCATCCAACCCCCACTGCACGCTTCCGAGGCTCCCGGACGGCCTGGCCTCAAGCCCACCTGGACGAGCAGCGACAAAGACGCCGTGACCGGCGCACTCGGCGGCGGGCGGGTACGGGCCGCCGTCGGCTACGGGGTGGTCAACGAAGTCTACTGGCCGTCCTCCGGCGAGCCGCAGGTGCGCGACCTGACCTTCATCGTCAAGACGGCAGGCGGCTGGGTGGATATCAAGCGTGACTGCACCTACAGCCTGACGCCCCACGAGGACGGCCCGCTGATCAGCATTGAACACCGCCTGGCCAGCGACCCCGCCTTCAGTCTCAAGCTGGAAATCTTGCCGTCGATAGAAAACGACTCACTGCTGATCAATTACGACCTCGTGGGCGGCACCCTTTACGCGCTGCTCGCGCCCCACCTGGCCGACTCCGGCGAGGACAACAGCGCCTGGATTCAGGGCGGCGTGATGTACGCCCAGCGGGGTGACTCGGCGCTGGCGTTTCTGGCCAGTGGCGAGTTCGGCAAGATGAGCGCGGGCTTCGTGGGCGTCAGCGACGGCTGGCAGGACTTCAATCAGCACGGCGAGATGACCTGGCAGTACGGCAAGGCCGAACACGGCACCGTGGCGTTGATGGCCGAACTCAAAGACGCCCAGGGCACGCTGGCGCTGGCGTTTGCCCATCACGCTCCGGGCGCGGCCATTCACGCCCGCAGCGGCTTGCAGCGGCCCTTCGCCCTGCAACGCGAGGAGTTTCTGGCCAGCTGGAAAACCTGGACTTCGCGCCTCAGGCTGCCCGACGGCAGTGACGAGGAAACGGGCCGCGCCCGCCTCAGCGCCCAGGTCATCCGGGTGCATGAGGGGAGCGACTTCGCGGGCGCGATTGTCGCCAGCCTCAGCGTGCCGTTCGGGCAGGCCCACGACTCGCTGGGGGGCTACCATCTGGTGTGGCCCCGCGACATGGTGGAGGCGGCCACCGGCCTGCTGGCGGTGGGACAGGTGAACGACGCGGTTCGCAGTCTCAATTATCTGCTGGCCGCCCAGTCGCCCGACGGTCACTGGCCGCAGAACATCTTTCCCAACGGTGAGCCGTTCTGGTCCGGCGATCAGCTCGACGAAACCGCTTTTGTGCTGCTGCTGATGGCCAAGTTGCGCGAAGTGGAGCAGGACGACAACTTTACCGCGCGCGCCCTGGAGTGGGCGGCGACGCGGGCCGTGGGCTACTTGCTGCGGCATGGGCCAGTCAGCCAGGAAGACCGCTGGGAAGAAAACAGCGGGATCAGCGCTTACACCGTCGCCATCATGATTGCCGGGCTGGTGGCGGCGACGTCCTGGCTCACCCCGGCGCAAACCGAGTTGGCCCTGGCCGTGGCCGACGACTGGAACGCCCGCCTGGAGGGCTGGTGCTACGTCACCGGCCAGGACGCGGCGCTGGCCGGGAAGTACGGCGTCGACGGCTACTACATCCGGATTGCCCCGCAGGCCGCCGAGCAGCCGGGCCAGCAGGACGTGACCATTGCCAACACTGCCGATCTGAAGGTCAAGGCGGGCGGCCTGGTCAGCCTGGATTTCGGTTATCTGGTGCGGGTGGGTCTGCGGCAGGCCACCGACCCGCGTATTCAAAACAGTCTCAAGGTGGTGGACGGCGAACTCCGCAAGGAGACACCCAGCGGGCCGCTGTATTACCGCTATCAGCATGACGCCTACGGCAACACGGCAGACGGTGGCCCGTTTCTGGGCCTGAACGACGGCATCGGGCGGCTGTGGCCCCTGCTGGCAGGCGAGCGCGGCCATCTGGCGCTGCTGGCGGGCGGCTCGGCGGACGAGTACCTGGACGCCATGCTGAGGTCGAGCGGCGACGGCGGCCTTTTTCCCGAACAGGTCTGGGACACCGAGCCGGAGAAGACCTTTGAGCCTGGTAAACCGGCGGGCAGCGCCATGCCGCTGGTGTGGGCGCACGCCGAATACCTGAAGTTGTTGTGGGCACGCCAGAATGGTCGGTCTTACGAAACGCTGGAAGCGGTCAAAGACCGGTATCTGTCCGGCAGTCCCGCGCCCAAAGTCACCTTCTGGACGACCAATGCGCCTGTGTTCAGGCTGGCGGCGAACCTCGACCTGAGTGTGCAGGACACCCAGCCGTTCACCCTGCACTTTGGTTTTGGAGACGCCGGGCAGTGGACGAGCATTCAGGACAAAGACGCTGAGGAGGGCGAGTTCGGACTGTGGCAGGTCAGGTTCACGGCGCGGGAGCTGGCAGGCAGGGGCAGGCTCAACTTTGTCCGGCGCTACGACTCGGGTTGGGAGAGCCAGAACTGGCGGGTGGAGCTGCCCTCAACGTGA
- a CDS encoding sensory rhodopsin transducer, producing MTNHPSTDHPSHSDIGKLVWAIPEGWIPGWSHGPEPELLSHEAACILNPNDRDAHVEITIYFEDRDPIGPYKLTVGARRTLHQRFNTLTDPEPIPVSTAYASVIRSDTPIIVQHTRLDSRQAENALLSTIAYTE from the coding sequence ATGACCAACCATCCATCAACCGACCACCCGTCACACAGCGACATCGGCAAACTCGTCTGGGCCATTCCCGAGGGCTGGATTCCCGGCTGGAGTCACGGTCCCGAGCCAGAGCTGCTCTCGCACGAGGCGGCCTGCATCCTCAACCCCAACGACCGCGACGCGCACGTGGAAATCACCATCTACTTTGAAGACCGTGACCCCATCGGGCCTTACAAACTGACCGTCGGCGCGAGGCGCACCCTGCACCAGCGCTTCAACACCCTCACCGACCCCGAACCCATTCCTGTCAGCACCGCCTACGCCTCGGTGATCCGCTCGGATACGCCCATCATCGTCCAGCACACCCGCCTGGATTCGCGTCAGGCTGAGAACGCGCTGCTCAGCACCATCGCTTACACGGAGTAA
- a CDS encoding SDR family oxidoreductase, which produces MTGASAGAGRAVAVAFGKRGDTVALIARGKAGLEGAKTEVESVGGKALVVQCDVADADAVEAAAERIETELGPIDVWVNVAMTGVFSYVKDMKPEEYKRVTEVNYLGFVYGTLSALKRMLPRDSGRIIQFGSALAYRGIPLQSAYCGSKHAIQGFCDSLRAELLSENSNVTVSMVQMPAINTPQFDWLRSRMPRRAQPVPPIFQPEIPAEAILYAADTGRRELLVGASTWVAVWGNNFLPALGDWYLAKTGINGQMTDQTQPKDAPDNMFHPLDDEKDWGMHGRFDDRAKNISWQLPLDMHRSMFATALVVTAASIWGVGRALRR; this is translated from the coding sequence GTGACCGGCGCGAGTGCCGGAGCGGGCCGGGCTGTCGCCGTGGCATTTGGCAAGCGCGGCGACACGGTGGCCTTGATCGCACGCGGCAAGGCCGGGCTGGAAGGCGCGAAAACCGAGGTGGAATCGGTGGGCGGCAAGGCCTTGGTCGTGCAGTGCGACGTGGCCGACGCCGACGCGGTGGAGGCGGCAGCCGAGCGCATCGAAACCGAACTCGGCCCAATTGACGTGTGGGTCAACGTCGCCATGACTGGGGTGTTCAGCTATGTCAAGGACATGAAGCCGGAAGAATACAAGCGCGTCACCGAGGTCAACTACCTGGGCTTCGTCTACGGCACGCTGTCGGCGCTCAAGCGGATGCTGCCGCGCGATTCGGGGCGGATCATCCAGTTCGGCTCGGCGCTGGCGTACCGGGGCATTCCGCTGCAAAGCGCTTACTGCGGCAGCAAGCACGCCATCCAGGGGTTTTGCGATTCGCTGCGGGCCGAGCTGCTCAGCGAGAACAGCAACGTGACGGTCAGCATGGTGCAGATGCCTGCCATCAATACCCCGCAGTTCGACTGGCTCAGAAGCCGGATGCCGCGCCGGGCGCAACCTGTGCCGCCCATTTTTCAGCCGGAAATTCCCGCCGAGGCGATTCTCTACGCCGCCGACACCGGACGCCGCGAGCTGCTGGTGGGGGCGTCGACCTGGGTGGCGGTCTGGGGCAACAATTTCCTGCCCGCTCTCGGGGACTGGTATCTGGCGAAGACGGGTATCAACGGCCAGATGACCGATCAGACGCAGCCGAAAGACGCTCCCGACAACATGTTCCACCCGCTGGACGATGAAAAAGACTGGGGAATGCATGGCCGATTTGATGACCGCGCCAAGAACATCAGCTGGCAGTTGCCGCTCGACATGCACCGCTCCATGTTCGCCACCGCGCTGGTCGTGACGGCGGCAAGCATTTGGGGGGTGGGCCGTGCGCTCCGCCGATAA
- a CDS encoding cytochrome c oxidase subunit I, translated as MTTLKPEISQPETRLPTAEMEPKAAPRNFTRWLSTTNHKDIGLMYLALGSLFFFLGGVEALVMRLQLARPGNTLLTGTTYNEFFTLHGTTMIFLAVMPMLLGFSNYLLPLQIGAKDMAFPRLNAFGFWLSALGGLTLYLSLLEGPPSAGWFAYAPLSERPFSMSLGVDFWAVALLLTGTGTTLTAINIIVTATRYRAVGMGFWRMPLFAWMVYVNAFMIVFAFPALNAALIMLEVDRVLSGHFFSHGGSALLWQHYFWFFGHPEVYIMVLPAWGIISEVIPVFSRKPIFGYEFVAGSTVAIAVLSFAVYAHHMFAVGFARPVNLAFAASTMLIAVPTGIKVMNWVATLWKGSIRFTVPMLYALAFLIQFTFGGVTGVSFAVLPIDWQVTDTYYVVAHFHYVLMGGSLFALLSGLHFYYPKMTGRMLSESVGKFAFWMITLGFNGVFLVQHALGLMGMPRRVYTYPDLPGWGALNMFSTFSAFVLGLGLLLTLINLVVSFKLGRVAGNNPWQAWTLDWLTTSPPPKENFTMLPPIRSSRPLWDLTHPEDQDHKRPQRHDKQGQGHIRAEERGHDQ; from the coding sequence ATGACCACCCTCAAGCCTGAAATCAGCCAGCCAGAAACGCGTCTGCCCACCGCCGAGATGGAACCCAAAGCCGCGCCGCGCAACTTCACCCGCTGGCTCTCGACGACCAACCACAAAGACATCGGCCTGATGTACCTGGCGCTCGGCTCGCTGTTCTTCTTTCTGGGCGGGGTGGAGGCGCTGGTCATGCGGCTGCAACTGGCCCGGCCCGGCAATACCCTGCTGACCGGCACGACCTACAACGAGTTCTTCACCCTGCACGGCACCACCATGATTTTCCTGGCGGTGATGCCGATGCTGCTGGGGTTTTCCAATTATCTGCTGCCGCTGCAAATCGGGGCCAAAGACATGGCCTTTCCGCGCCTGAACGCCTTCGGCTTCTGGCTCTCGGCGCTGGGCGGCCTGACCCTCTATCTGAGTCTGCTGGAAGGCCCGCCCTCGGCAGGCTGGTTCGCCTACGCGCCTCTCAGCGAACGGCCCTTCAGCATGAGCCTGGGCGTCGACTTCTGGGCGGTGGCGCTGCTGCTCACCGGCACCGGCACCACCCTGACCGCCATCAACATCATCGTGACGGCCACCCGCTACCGCGCCGTCGGCATGGGCTTCTGGCGGATGCCGCTGTTCGCGTGGATGGTCTACGTCAACGCCTTCATGATCGTGTTCGCTTTCCCGGCACTCAACGCGGCCCTGATCATGCTGGAAGTGGACCGGGTCCTCAGCGGGCATTTCTTCTCGCACGGTGGCAGCGCCCTGCTGTGGCAGCATTATTTCTGGTTTTTCGGCCACCCCGAGGTCTACATCATGGTTCTCCCGGCCTGGGGCATCATCAGCGAGGTCATTCCGGTGTTCTCGCGCAAGCCGATCTTCGGCTACGAGTTCGTGGCGGGGTCCACCGTGGCCATCGCGGTGCTGAGTTTCGCCGTGTATGCCCACCACATGTTTGCCGTCGGTTTTGCCCGCCCGGTCAATCTGGCGTTCGCTGCCAGCACCATGCTGATCGCCGTGCCCACCGGCATCAAGGTCATGAACTGGGTGGCCACCCTCTGGAAAGGCAGTATCCGTTTCACGGTGCCGATGCTCTACGCGCTGGCCTTCCTGATTCAGTTCACCTTCGGCGGCGTCACCGGGGTCAGCTTCGCGGTGCTGCCGATCGACTGGCAGGTCACGGATACGTATTACGTGGTGGCGCACTTTCACTACGTTCTGATGGGCGGCAGCCTCTTCGCCCTGCTCTCGGGCCTGCATTTTTATTACCCCAAGATGACCGGGCGGATGCTCAGCGAATCCGTCGGCAAGTTCGCCTTCTGGATGATCACCCTGGGCTTCAACGGCGTCTTTCTGGTGCAGCACGCCCTGGGCCTGATGGGGATGCCCCGCCGGGTCTACACCTATCCCGATCTGCCGGGCTGGGGAGCCCTGAACATGTTCTCGACCTTCAGCGCCTTCGTGCTGGGTCTGGGGCTGCTGCTCACCCTGATCAATCTGGTGGTCAGCTTCAAGCTGGGCCGGGTGGCCGGAAACAACCCCTGGCAAGCCTGGACGCTGGATTGGCTGACGACCAGCCCGCCGCCGAAGGAGAACTTCACCATGCTGCCGCCGATCCGCTCCAGCCGCCCGCTGTGGGACCTGACCCACCCCGAAGACCAGGACCACAAGCGGCCCCAGCGCCACGACAAGCAGGGCCAGGGCCACATCCGCGCCGAGGAACGGGGGCACGACCAATGA
- a CDS encoding GMC family oxidoreductase — translation MTVSDPVSEFKKSIAQTASSQPFDPNDPFRSAAHLPKQRGGQAPDPNYLPRQRAGITPQMHGRYPDYDILSQENAWDEVTRQVVLERLKTYGQPKFFSLGEWRTLSAFSDVLLAQHTEPRVDVLAYVDAKLHKAGEGGVDGFQYDDLPSDQDVWRQVARGLNDSAQGRGAANYAEAPQQVKAGILSDFMDGTLSGGVWDQLSVKRAFKVVSRSLLEGFYSHPWAWNEVGFGGPAYPRGYMRLGMALGEGGDQREPWEKPETKDINAQLLRDNEAHLGSKQKADEPEDIHWLKSQAARAERISRALAANPPQFRGTGYKRLLKGAIQPKANDSAKLLHVHKRAVPQDKMKRYADTDEVDLLIVGAGAGGGVLAQRMARAGWKVVVLEGGPFWDPDKDWVSDEAASHHIYWNGKRVIGGENPVEMGKNNSGHGVGGSMIHYAGYVPRFHPSDFMTQSLDGVGADWPISYWDVARHYEACEVELPAAGQDWPWGHIHRYTHSAHPISGAAERLIIGADKFGMAMRVGPVGIANGTFGNRPHCIYRGFCLQGCKVNAKGSPLVTHIPDAINHGAEIRANSTALKVLMDGSKAVGVEYIRGGQIRQQKAKRVAVAGYSIESPRLLLNSAQPGWEGGVGNRHDQVGRYVMVQGAPVVMGRFPEMLRTYKAPPPEVSTEQFYETDDQRGFKRGFSIQTTGPLPIGFAENILGEGHWGDALREYARDYNHWVSIGGLCELLPHPENRVTLAEVKDHNGLPVARYDHTLHQNDKDNIAYAKKFIKGLLEQAGAQDIIATERFAHLIGGNRMGYTPEDSVCSSDHKVWGTQNLFITDGSACPTQGSANPALTIMALSSRLGERFSRNQVPDGEPTPQPKKTKSRAELFGPPT, via the coding sequence ATGACCGTCAGCGACCCGGTGAGCGAATTTAAGAAATCAATAGCTCAGACCGCTTCCAGTCAACCCTTCGACCCCAATGACCCCTTCCGCTCCGCTGCCCACCTGCCCAAGCAGCGCGGCGGCCAGGCTCCCGACCCCAACTATTTACCGCGCCAGCGGGCCGGAATCACCCCACAGATGCACGGGCGCTATCCCGATTACGACATTCTCTCGCAGGAAAACGCCTGGGACGAGGTGACGCGCCAGGTGGTGCTGGAACGGCTCAAGACTTATGGACAGCCGAAGTTCTTCAGCCTGGGCGAGTGGCGCACCTTATCTGCCTTTTCCGACGTGCTGCTGGCCCAGCACACCGAACCCAGAGTGGACGTGCTGGCCTACGTGGACGCCAAGTTGCACAAGGCGGGAGAAGGTGGCGTGGACGGCTTTCAGTACGACGATCTGCCCAGCGATCAGGACGTCTGGCGGCAGGTGGCGCGGGGGCTGAACGACTCGGCGCAGGGAAGAGGCGCGGCGAACTACGCCGAAGCGCCGCAGCAAGTCAAGGCAGGAATCCTCAGCGACTTCATGGACGGCACGTTGTCGGGCGGCGTCTGGGATCAGCTGAGCGTCAAGCGGGCTTTCAAGGTCGTCAGCCGCAGCCTTCTGGAAGGTTTTTACAGTCACCCCTGGGCCTGGAACGAGGTGGGTTTTGGTGGCCCGGCCTACCCGCGCGGCTATATGCGGCTCGGCATGGCGCTGGGTGAGGGCGGCGACCAGCGTGAACCCTGGGAAAAGCCGGAAACCAAAGACATCAACGCCCAACTGCTGCGCGACAATGAGGCGCACCTCGGCAGCAAGCAGAAGGCCGACGAACCCGAGGACATTCACTGGCTCAAGTCTCAAGCCGCCCGCGCTGAGCGCATCTCCAGAGCGCTGGCGGCCAATCCGCCGCAGTTTCGCGGCACCGGCTACAAGCGGCTGCTCAAGGGCGCGATTCAGCCCAAGGCCAACGACAGCGCCAAGCTGCTCCACGTTCACAAGCGGGCGGTGCCGCAGGACAAGATGAAGCGCTACGCCGACACAGACGAAGTCGATCTCCTGATCGTCGGCGCGGGCGCGGGCGGTGGAGTCCTGGCCCAGCGGATGGCGCGGGCAGGCTGGAAAGTCGTGGTGCTGGAAGGCGGCCCCTTCTGGGACCCCGACAAGGACTGGGTCAGCGACGAGGCGGCCTCGCACCACATCTACTGGAACGGTAAGCGCGTCATCGGCGGCGAGAACCCGGTGGAAATGGGCAAGAACAACTCCGGCCACGGGGTCGGCGGCAGCATGATTCACTACGCCGGTTACGTGCCGAGGTTTCACCCGTCCGATTTCATGACCCAGAGTCTGGACGGTGTGGGAGCCGATTGGCCGATCAGTTACTGGGACGTGGCGCGGCACTACGAGGCCTGCGAGGTGGAGCTGCCTGCCGCCGGGCAGGACTGGCCGTGGGGCCACATTCACCGCTACACCCACAGCGCCCACCCGATCAGCGGCGCGGCGGAGCGGCTGATCATTGGCGCAGACAAGTTCGGTATGGCGATGCGTGTCGGCCCGGTGGGAATCGCCAACGGCACCTTCGGCAACCGCCCGCACTGCATTTACCGTGGATTCTGTTTGCAGGGCTGCAAGGTGAACGCCAAAGGAAGCCCGCTGGTGACGCATATTCCCGACGCCATCAACCACGGCGCGGAGATTCGGGCCAACAGTACGGCGCTCAAGGTACTGATGGACGGTTCCAAAGCGGTGGGCGTGGAATACATCCGGGGCGGCCAGATTCGCCAGCAAAAGGCCAAACGCGTGGCCGTGGCGGGCTACTCCATTGAATCGCCGCGCCTCCTGCTCAACAGTGCCCAGCCAGGTTGGGAAGGCGGCGTGGGCAACCGCCACGATCAGGTGGGCCGCTACGTGATGGTGCAGGGCGCACCCGTTGTGATGGGCCGCTTTCCCGAAATGCTCCGCACCTACAAAGCACCACCACCCGAAGTCAGCACCGAGCAATTCTACGAAACCGACGATCAGCGCGGCTTCAAGCGCGGTTTTTCCATCCAGACCACCGGGCCGCTGCCGATCGGCTTTGCTGAGAACATTCTGGGTGAGGGCCACTGGGGCGACGCCCTGCGCGAGTACGCCCGCGATTACAACCACTGGGTCAGCATCGGCGGGCTGTGCGAGTTGCTGCCGCATCCCGAGAACCGCGTCACGCTGGCCGAGGTCAAGGACCACAATGGCCTGCCGGTGGCCCGCTACGACCACACCCTGCACCAGAACGACAAGGACAACATCGCCTACGCCAAGAAGTTCATCAAGGGGCTGCTGGAACAGGCGGGCGCTCAGGACATCATCGCCACCGAGCGCTTCGCCCACCTGATCGGCGGCAACCGGATGGGATATACGCCGGAAGACAGTGTGTGTAGCAGTGACCATAAAGTCTGGGGCACCCAGAACCTGTTCATCACCGACGGGAGCGCCTGTCCCACACAGGGCAGCGCCAATCCGGCCCTGACCATCATGGCGCTGAGTTCACGGCTGGGCGAGCGGTTCAGCCGAAATCAAGTGCCAGACGGCGAACCGACGCCGCAGCCCAAGAAGACGAAAAGCCGGGCGGAACTGTTCGGGCCACCAACTTGA
- a CDS encoding glycoside hydrolase family 15 protein, giving the protein MKLPEQLWLEDYGLVGDLRSAALIGADGSVSWLCLPNLDSPSVFGALLDAEAGFWRIRPAESETSGKQRYWQGSNVLDTTFDLPSGQVTLTDFMPLGAGTLQSDLKAVRLIRRVQVTGAACDMVADFAPRPQYGKAARFNAENGLVSVQHGQQMWFLWSSQPHEVSKEKHAAQVHFTLQPDQTAWFALIEQPLSLEPEVLKELLDDTHRTWANWLAAGQSRRTLGDHPHRDLEIRSALVLKLLSSPGGAIAAAPTTSLPEVLGGSRNWDYRYCWLRDSTFTAQALHHLGHREEAADLLKWFGKASRRSKPRNLKIAYTIAGEAVPAERALKWLGYKGSRPVHIGNGARNQKQLDVYGEVMAAYFDSVRYGKMELDDQVWQEISGLAGAVCDLWKRPDKGIWEARQPGQQHTYSKLMCWVALDRAVKLGEQNGRKVPGKWKKERDAVREMILDRGFNPDLNSFTQTFGGTTLDATSLMIPLMGFLPPDDVRVLGTLKAVQEHLADGALVRRYNGGDGMEGQEGYFILCSFWLISAEALCGQVKLAQQHFDEMLGHCSPLGLLAEEITPDGEHLLGNFPQAYSHVGLINALAYLQQAQGRFEQDDQPLLSGTEVTE; this is encoded by the coding sequence GTGAAGCTGCCCGAGCAGCTCTGGTTGGAAGACTACGGCCTGGTCGGCGACCTTCGCAGCGCGGCCCTGATCGGCGCGGACGGCAGCGTCAGCTGGCTGTGCCTGCCCAATCTGGACAGCCCCAGCGTATTCGGTGCGCTGCTTGACGCAGAGGCTGGATTCTGGCGGATCAGACCGGCTGAGTCTGAAACGTCCGGCAAACAGCGCTACTGGCAAGGCAGCAACGTTCTAGACACCACCTTTGATCTGCCCAGCGGCCAGGTCACTCTCACTGATTTTATGCCGCTGGGCGCGGGCACTCTGCAAAGTGACCTCAAAGCTGTAAGGCTGATCCGGCGGGTGCAGGTCACAGGAGCGGCCTGCGACATGGTGGCCGATTTCGCGCCGCGCCCGCAGTACGGCAAAGCGGCCAGATTCAATGCCGAGAATGGGCTGGTCAGCGTTCAGCACGGCCAGCAGATGTGGTTTCTGTGGAGCAGCCAGCCGCATGAAGTGAGCAAAGAGAAGCACGCGGCCCAGGTCCATTTCACGTTGCAACCTGACCAGACCGCCTGGTTTGCCCTCATCGAGCAGCCGCTCAGCCTGGAGCCAGAAGTTTTGAAAGAGCTTCTGGACGACACCCACCGCACCTGGGCCAACTGGCTCGCGGCAGGACAATCGCGGCGCACCCTGGGCGACCACCCGCACCGCGACCTTGAAATCCGCTCAGCCCTGGTGCTCAAGTTGCTCAGCTCCCCTGGTGGAGCTATCGCGGCGGCCCCCACCACCTCGTTGCCGGAAGTGCTGGGCGGAAGCCGCAACTGGGATTACCGCTACTGCTGGCTGCGTGACAGCACCTTCACCGCTCAGGCGCTGCACCACCTCGGGCACCGCGAGGAAGCCGCCGATCTGCTGAAGTGGTTCGGAAAAGCCAGTCGGCGCAGCAAGCCCAGGAACCTCAAAATCGCCTACACCATCGCCGGTGAAGCGGTGCCTGCCGAGCGCGCCCTGAAGTGGTTGGGTTACAAAGGCTCGCGCCCCGTGCATATCGGCAACGGCGCACGCAACCAGAAGCAACTCGACGTCTACGGCGAGGTGATGGCCGCCTATTTCGATTCGGTGCGCTACGGCAAAATGGAACTGGACGATCAGGTCTGGCAGGAGATCAGCGGGCTGGCGGGTGCGGTCTGTGACCTCTGGAAACGGCCCGATAAAGGCATCTGGGAAGCGCGGCAGCCGGGTCAGCAGCATACCTATAGCAAGTTGATGTGCTGGGTGGCGCTCGACCGGGCCGTGAAGCTGGGCGAGCAGAATGGGCGCAAGGTGCCGGGCAAGTGGAAAAAAGAGCGCGACGCCGTGCGGGAAATGATTCTGGACAGGGGCTTTAACCCTGATCTGAACAGCTTTACCCAGACCTTTGGCGGCACCACCCTCGACGCCACCTCGCTGATGATTCCGCTGATGGGCTTCCTGCCGCCGGACGATGTGCGGGTGCTGGGCACCTTGAAAGCAGTTCAGGAACACCTGGCCGATGGAGCGCTGGTACGCCGCTACAACGGCGGCGACGGCATGGAGGGTCAGGAAGGCTATTTCATTCTGTGCAGCTTCTGGCTGATCAGCGCCGAGGCCCTCTGCGGGCAGGTCAAACTGGCCCAGCAGCACTTTGACGAGATGCTGGGGCACTGCTCGCCGCTGGGCCTGCTGGCCGAGGAGATCACGCCGGACGGTGAGCATCTGCTCGGCAACTTTCCGCAGGCGTACAGCCACGTTGGGCTGATCAACGCGCTGGCGTACTTGCAGCAGGCCCAGGGCAGGTTTGAGCAGGATGACCAGCCCCTGCTGAGCGGCACGGAGGTGACTGAATGA
- the coxB gene encoding cytochrome c oxidase subunit II, translated as MSLPATIPVLQPASPLARPITELIYITLGVGGVVFLLVTGLTLYFSWRFKHRGAQGEPPQIFGNARDEIIWMGAAAAVLVLLFGLAWGLMNKVDPETGQDGTPDIKVTGHQWFWEASYPRASNPAGQGVVSTATEIHIPTGKRMLLQLASADVIHDFWAPQLARKMDVVPGQNNRVWIQADKPGNYLGACAEFCGAQHAWMRFTVVAQTPQDFQAWLAAQARQAAPPSPGAAASGAALFVRQGCGECHRVRGLGARGNVGPDLTHFASRSQMAGGVLSTRPGDVVRWLGNPDAYKPGTRMPNFHLNDAQLRQLTAYLETLK; from the coding sequence GTGAGTCTGCCCGCCACCATTCCCGTGTTGCAGCCTGCCTCGCCGCTGGCCCGGCCCATCACCGAGCTGATCTACATCACGCTGGGAGTGGGCGGCGTGGTCTTCTTGCTGGTCACTGGCCTGACCCTCTATTTTTCCTGGCGCTTCAAGCACCGGGGCGCGCAGGGCGAGCCGCCGCAGATTTTTGGTAATGCCCGCGACGAGATCATCTGGATGGGCGCGGCGGCAGCAGTGCTGGTGCTGCTGTTCGGCCTGGCCTGGGGGCTGATGAACAAGGTCGACCCCGAAACGGGGCAAGACGGCACGCCCGACATCAAGGTGACTGGGCATCAGTGGTTCTGGGAAGCCAGCTACCCGCGTGCGTCCAATCCGGCGGGGCAGGGTGTGGTCAGCACCGCCACTGAAATTCATATTCCCACTGGCAAACGGATGCTGCTTCAACTCGCCAGCGCCGACGTGATCCACGATTTCTGGGCACCTCAGCTGGCCCGCAAGATGGACGTCGTGCCGGGCCAGAACAACCGCGTCTGGATTCAGGCCGACAAGCCGGGCAACTACCTGGGGGCCTGTGCCGAGTTCTGCGGAGCGCAGCACGCCTGGATGCGCTTCACGGTGGTGGCCCAGACCCCGCAGGACTTTCAGGCGTGGCTGGCGGCCCAGGCCCGGCAGGCGGCCCCCCCCAGTCCTGGCGCGGCGGCCTCGGGCGCGGCCCTGTTCGTGCGCCAGGGCTGCGGCGAGTGCCACCGGGTGCGCGGACTGGGCGCGAGGGGCAACGTCGGCCCCGACCTGACCCATTTCGCCTCGCGCAGCCAGATGGCCGGGGGCGTGCTGAGCACCCGCCCCGGCGACGTGGTGCGGTGGCTGGGCAACCCGGATGCCTACAAGCCCGGCACCCGGATGCCCAATTTCCACCTGAACGACGCGCAGTTGCGCCAGCTCACGGCTTATCTGGAGACGCTGAAATGA